Proteins encoded by one window of Cystobacter ferrugineus:
- a CDS encoding UvrD-helicase domain-containing protein, producing the protein MSLRRTRQMRGNVRPSEWTPIGVPSLEPAALDVVHSRQNMLVVAGPGAGKTELLAQRACFLLQTGRCPFPRRILAISFKRDAARNLSDRVKLRCGSDLASRFHSYTFDAFAKNLVDRFGQALPDQFRPTRDYKINFELTKWAASDWINQSLPTQGSTLSPAVRARINGIQFYEGPFVGQRLSLDRLEGRPPIERAAAELWRYMLKGDLRSEMNFHMIGRLAELILRRNPKILAALRAAYAYVFLDEFQDTSSIHYDLAVTAFRGTTTVVTAVGDNKQRVNKWAGALDGIFDRFEQDFASKRTHLLFNYRSAPELVRVQSFVAAAIDPNAPAAQAAMYIADGKPDGECLSLIFTNYEVEARELAKMIKRWIKQDALSPRDVCILTRQRPEHYAKLLQAELLKANINSRVENSLQDLVAEPLTIYVVHMLRLAASNHAPQSWGAIVDLLAQLQGELGERFERRMSRKFSQFVVDLRTKLVNLPTDPCMIETLLDEIIGFFGTDEFKAEFQQYAQGDFFAKTRRDIAQELASRFARLRLSDALDDLEGVGAIPIMTMHKSKGLEYHTVIFIGLEDAALKGFNAERDEETCGFFVALSRAKMRAVFTFSERRPTYNVVQIQKREAINPLYDILKAAGIEPQHVA; encoded by the coding sequence ATGTCGCTGCGGAGGACGAGGCAGATGCGGGGTAATGTGCGACCAAGTGAGTGGACACCTATTGGGGTGCCCTCGCTCGAACCTGCAGCCCTCGACGTAGTGCATTCGAGGCAAAACATGCTTGTTGTCGCCGGCCCCGGTGCTGGCAAAACGGAACTCCTCGCGCAGCGGGCCTGTTTCCTGCTGCAGACTGGCCGGTGCCCGTTTCCGAGGCGTATCTTAGCGATTAGCTTCAAACGTGATGCAGCACGCAACCTATCCGACCGAGTCAAGCTCCGGTGCGGCAGCGACTTAGCTTCGCGATTCCACTCCTACACCTTCGACGCGTTCGCGAAGAATTTGGTTGACCGTTTTGGACAAGCGCTGCCAGACCAGTTTCGCCCCACTCGTGATTACAAGATCAATTTCGAGCTGACTAAGTGGGCAGCAAGTGACTGGATCAACCAATCACTTCCGACACAGGGCAGTACCCTATCCCCGGCAGTCCGCGCGCGAATCAACGGCATACAGTTTTATGAAGGGCCTTTTGTCGGTCAGCGACTCTCTCTCGATCGATTGGAGGGGCGCCCCCCGATTGAGCGGGCTGCGGCGGAACTCTGGCGGTACATGCTAAAGGGCGACTTGCGGTCTGAAATGAACTTCCACATGATTGGGCGGCTCGCCGAGCTGATACTCCGCCGGAACCCAAAAATCCTGGCGGCGCTACGAGCGGCATATGCGTATGTTTTCCTCGACGAATTTCAAGACACAAGCTCGATCCACTATGACCTTGCCGTAACTGCCTTTCGTGGAACCACGACCGTCGTTACTGCGGTCGGCGACAACAAACAGAGAGTAAACAAGTGGGCTGGCGCGCTCGACGGGATTTTTGATCGTTTTGAACAGGATTTCGCCTCCAAACGAACGCATTTGTTGTTTAATTATCGCTCAGCGCCTGAGTTAGTTAGGGTGCAGTCGTTCGTAGCTGCGGCCATCGATCCGAACGCTCCAGCAGCGCAAGCCGCAATGTATATTGCGGACGGCAAACCGGACGGCGAATGTTTGTCTCTCATCTTTACGAACTACGAGGTTGAGGCCAGGGAACTCGCCAAGATGATTAAGAGGTGGATAAAGCAGGATGCCCTCTCTCCTCGTGACGTGTGCATCCTCACACGGCAACGCCCCGAGCACTACGCGAAGCTCCTGCAAGCAGAGTTGTTAAAAGCCAACATCAACTCCCGAGTCGAGAACAGCCTACAAGATCTTGTCGCGGAACCGCTGACGATCTATGTCGTCCATATGCTCCGCTTGGCGGCATCGAACCACGCACCGCAAAGTTGGGGGGCGATAGTCGATCTTCTGGCGCAACTGCAGGGCGAGCTTGGTGAACGTTTTGAGCGCCGCATGTCGCGCAAATTCTCACAATTCGTTGTTGATCTAAGAACGAAGCTGGTCAATCTCCCTACGGACCCTTGCATGATTGAGACTCTGCTCGATGAGATCATCGGCTTCTTTGGTACAGACGAATTCAAAGCGGAATTTCAGCAATACGCACAAGGTGATTTTTTTGCTAAGACCCGGAGGGACATCGCCCAGGAGCTCGCTTCTAGGTTCGCTCGGCTGCGTCTCTCTGATGCACTGGACGACCTTGAGGGCGTCGGCGCCATCCCGATCATGACAATGCATAAAAGCAAAGGGCTTGAGTACCATACCGTCATTTTCATTGGGCTTGAGGATGCCGCACTAAAAGGGTTCAATGCCGAGCGGGACGAGGAAACGTGCGGGTTCTTCGTTGCTCTTTCACGGGCCAAGATGCGAGCAGTCTTCACGTTCAGTGAACGGCGGCCAACGTACAACGTCGTTCAAATTCAGAAGCGGGAAGCTATAAACCCTCTGTACGACATACTCAAAGCAGCGGGAATCGAACCGCAGCACGTGGCGTAG
- a CDS encoding ATP-dependent nuclease: MRITSVKLKNFRCFGPEAVTISLSALTAFVGTNGCGKSSVLEALSRLFGISSTDRTVTREDFHVPLGKTLDEVGETALSIEVRLDFPELDVADGVGGDNEGAEAANLGTAVADCFAQMAVREEGASPYCRVRLEATWTPSALPEGEVEQSLVWLTTSSDEPKDADKQPVRAADRSRIQVLYVPAARDPVRQIRQVSGSLLHHILQAVRWPEQVKEQVEESSNQVIDQFSKVDGVATLQKALQTSWDALHPGRFYGDVSIRPTAKRFDELLKRVEAIFSPGPAGGEYPVERLSDGLKSLLYLAIISAAFEIFGTAIEAKPESDDEDENAKVSPFIRNELDPPVLMVFAIEEPENHLAPHYLGRIITLLRKMAVSPYGQALLTSHSASILSRVEPEEVRYLRLDSTKGTTLVREVTLPSEADAASTYVRLAVRAHPELYFARLVVLGEGDSEEIVLPRLAEAMGLPIDPSFVSIVPLAGRHVNHFWKLLSDLEIPHITLLDLDLERSGGGWGRVKYAYEQLLECGITRDDLLMAEDGSVLSDDELAGMHEWEVDRSTIDTWLPSLEGHNVFFSSPLDLDFMMLTSFKAAYMKNAKRGPSIPKDQKEYEDALASVLSAVLKDKHSGGKQYSADELRLFFWYRYLFLNRGKPVSHMMALADLSPEELVASAPNALKRLVERMKQQLDVAAEDEADAG; encoded by the coding sequence ATGAGGATTACGTCAGTTAAGCTAAAGAATTTTCGATGCTTCGGTCCCGAGGCAGTCACTATCTCACTATCCGCTCTGACCGCGTTCGTCGGAACAAACGGGTGTGGCAAGTCGTCGGTGCTTGAGGCGTTGTCTCGCCTCTTTGGCATCAGCAGCACAGACCGGACCGTGACCCGCGAGGACTTCCACGTTCCACTCGGTAAGACCCTTGATGAGGTGGGCGAGACAGCTCTCTCGATTGAAGTACGGCTAGACTTTCCGGAGCTTGATGTCGCTGACGGCGTAGGCGGCGACAACGAGGGCGCCGAGGCCGCGAATCTCGGAACGGCAGTAGCGGATTGTTTTGCACAGATGGCCGTCCGCGAGGAAGGCGCTTCACCGTATTGCAGGGTCCGCTTGGAGGCAACGTGGACGCCGAGCGCCTTGCCCGAGGGAGAGGTAGAGCAATCACTCGTTTGGCTCACCACATCAAGTGACGAGCCGAAGGATGCTGATAAGCAGCCAGTCCGAGCTGCCGACCGATCACGCATACAGGTTCTCTATGTGCCGGCAGCCCGTGATCCAGTCAGGCAAATCCGGCAAGTTTCGGGCTCGCTCCTCCATCACATCTTGCAAGCGGTGCGTTGGCCGGAGCAAGTGAAGGAGCAGGTTGAGGAGAGTTCCAATCAGGTCATCGATCAGTTCAGCAAGGTGGATGGAGTTGCGACACTGCAAAAGGCATTGCAGACGAGTTGGGACGCACTGCACCCCGGCAGGTTTTATGGCGACGTCTCAATCCGACCTACCGCTAAGCGGTTCGACGAACTGCTGAAACGTGTCGAAGCGATCTTTTCGCCTGGTCCTGCGGGCGGCGAGTATCCTGTCGAGCGTCTAAGCGACGGTTTGAAGTCGCTTCTTTATCTTGCCATCATCAGTGCAGCGTTTGAGATCTTTGGTACCGCTATCGAAGCAAAACCCGAATCCGACGATGAGGACGAAAATGCGAAAGTCAGCCCGTTCATTCGAAATGAGCTTGACCCTCCAGTCCTCATGGTGTTCGCGATTGAGGAGCCTGAGAACCATCTCGCGCCGCACTATCTCGGACGCATTATTACTCTCCTGCGGAAAATGGCTGTCTCCCCATACGGACAAGCTTTGCTGACAAGCCATTCGGCCTCAATTCTCTCCCGAGTTGAGCCGGAAGAAGTACGTTATCTCCGACTGGACTCTACGAAAGGAACGACGCTCGTACGAGAGGTGACACTTCCAAGCGAGGCGGACGCAGCGAGCACGTACGTCCGATTGGCTGTACGTGCCCACCCAGAACTATACTTCGCTCGCCTCGTCGTGCTCGGCGAAGGTGATAGCGAAGAGATCGTGCTACCCAGGCTTGCCGAGGCTATGGGCCTGCCTATCGATCCCAGCTTTGTTTCCATTGTCCCGCTGGCCGGTCGACACGTGAACCATTTTTGGAAGCTACTCAGCGATCTAGAGATTCCGCATATCACGCTGCTTGATCTAGATCTGGAGCGCTCAGGCGGCGGATGGGGTCGCGTGAAGTACGCTTATGAGCAACTGCTTGAATGTGGCATCACCCGCGATGACCTCCTCATGGCAGAAGATGGGAGCGTGCTCTCTGATGATGAACTTGCGGGGATGCACGAGTGGGAAGTCGATCGCAGCACGATTGATACTTGGTTGCCGAGTTTGGAGGGCCATAACGTGTTCTTTTCTTCGCCCCTCGACCTCGACTTCATGATGCTCACTAGCTTCAAGGCGGCGTACATGAAAAACGCGAAGAGAGGCCCAAGCATCCCGAAAGACCAAAAAGAGTATGAAGATGCTTTGGCTTCGGTGTTATCGGCAGTGCTCAAAGATAAACACAGTGGTGGCAAGCAGTATAGCGCCGACGAACTTCGACTCTTCTTCTGGTACCGATACCTCTTCCTCAATCGAGGCAAACCCGTCTCTCACATGATGGCCCTTGCCGATCTCTCGCCGGAAGAGCTTGTCGCATCGGCGCCCAATGCTCTCAAGCGACTCGTTGAGCGAATGAAGCAGCAACTCGATGTCGCTGCGGAGGACGAGGCAGATGCGGGGTAA
- a CDS encoding MBOAT family O-acyltransferase has translation MYFHSLQFLFFLTATFALYWSVHRHKWARLGVLMGASVLFYSMWTPWPILLFAGATAINHLCIKGFRRFESQGARRALLTLSVVSTLGVLCAFKYADLFRESARVLLAPLGLEVRAEPFGLLLPVGLSFFTFQALSYVIDHYRGEIEKERTYFEHLLYLLFFPHLVAGPIVRASHLIERFDDVPSLTAEQGGQGLYRIAVGLAKKLVIADVLGSGLVDPVFATPDAYTSAECFVAAVAYSFELYFDFSAYSDIAIGTAALFGFKFEENFNRPYLATNLFEFWSRWHISLSTWLRDYLYRPMGGNRVSKPRALFNLMVVMGLGGLWHGADWRFAIWGLAHGAMECLIRVWWWVTGKPPKEGPVAMVRAGFGMLATFLVVVLTRVVFRSPTLEHAGEMYLRLMEGSMGLANVSTLVWVMLAVAAVSHVTPLRLFHQAGALFVRMPVPVRAVVLVAVGLGVRHLASVETRPYVYFQF, from the coding sequence GTGTACTTCCACAGCCTCCAGTTCCTCTTCTTCCTCACCGCCACCTTCGCCCTGTACTGGTCGGTGCACCGCCACAAGTGGGCGCGGCTGGGCGTGTTGATGGGGGCGAGCGTCCTCTTCTATTCCATGTGGACGCCGTGGCCGATCCTCCTGTTCGCGGGGGCCACGGCCATCAACCACCTGTGCATCAAGGGCTTCCGGCGCTTCGAGTCCCAGGGAGCGCGCCGCGCGCTGCTCACGCTGTCCGTCGTCAGCACGCTCGGGGTGCTGTGCGCCTTCAAGTACGCGGACCTGTTCCGCGAGAGCGCGCGGGTGTTGCTCGCGCCGCTGGGCCTGGAGGTGCGCGCCGAGCCCTTCGGGCTGCTGTTGCCGGTGGGGTTGTCCTTCTTCACCTTCCAGGCGCTCAGCTACGTCATCGACCACTACCGGGGCGAGATTGAGAAGGAGCGCACGTACTTCGAGCACCTGCTCTACCTGCTCTTCTTCCCGCACCTGGTGGCGGGGCCCATCGTGCGCGCCTCGCACCTCATCGAGCGCTTCGACGACGTGCCCTCGCTGACGGCGGAGCAAGGGGGCCAGGGGCTGTACCGGATCGCGGTGGGACTGGCCAAGAAGCTGGTCATCGCGGACGTGCTGGGCAGTGGGCTGGTGGACCCGGTGTTCGCCACGCCGGACGCATACACCTCGGCCGAGTGCTTCGTGGCGGCGGTGGCCTACAGCTTCGAGCTGTATTTCGACTTCTCGGCGTACTCGGACATCGCGATTGGAACGGCGGCGCTCTTCGGCTTCAAGTTCGAGGAGAACTTCAACCGGCCGTACCTGGCGACGAACCTGTTCGAGTTCTGGAGCCGCTGGCACATCAGCCTGTCCACGTGGCTGCGCGACTACCTGTACCGGCCGATGGGCGGCAACCGGGTGTCCAAGCCGCGGGCGCTCTTCAACCTCATGGTGGTGATGGGGCTGGGGGGCCTGTGGCACGGGGCGGACTGGCGCTTCGCCATCTGGGGCCTGGCGCACGGGGCGATGGAGTGCCTCATCCGGGTGTGGTGGTGGGTGACGGGCAAGCCGCCGAAGGAAGGGCCGGTGGCGATGGTGCGCGCGGGCTTCGGCATGCTGGCCACATTCCTGGTGGTGGTGCTCACGCGCGTCGTCTTCCGCTCGCCCACGCTCGAGCACGCGGGGGAGATGTACCTGCGGCTGATGGAGGGGAGCATGGGCTTGGCCAACGTGAGCACGCTCGTGTGGGTGATGCTGGCGGTGGCGGCGGTGAGCCACGTGACGCCCCTGCGGCTGTTCCACCAGGCGGGAGCGCTGTTCGTGCGGATGCCGGTGCCGGTGCGCGCGGTGGTGCTGGTGGCGGTGGGCCTGGGCGTACGCCACCTGGCGTCCGTCGAGACACGCCCCTACGTCTACTTCCAGTTCTGA